CGGTGGACCCGAAGTACACCCGCACCGCGGTGCCCGCGCTGACCAAGGCCATCGGCGGCTACGGCGAGGACATGACCCGCAGCCGGTCGTTCAACCTCACGTCGTTGTCGATCAACCACCTGCTGGACGGCGACATCGACCACGGCGCCCGGCTCGGCCGCCAGGCGATCGAGCTGTCCGAGGGCCTGAAGTCGGTCCGCACGAAGGACCGGATGAAGCCGCTTCAGCAGGAAGCGGAGAAGCGCCGCAACAACCCCGACGCCCGTGAGCTGGCCGAACGCCTGGCCAAGTTCACCGGCAGCGACAGCGCGGCCTGAGCCAGGGGGAGTCGGGCTCCTGGACGGCAGGTTCACCCCCGCCGCGTTGACCGCCGTCCTCGAACGGCTGTGCGCGCAGCTGGGGTTGGCGCACCGCGGTGCGAGGCTCGTGAAGTTCACCAGCAACGCCGTGTTCGACCTGCCCGTGGACCGGGTCGTGGTCCGGATCGTCGGGTCGATGAACCTGCGCCACCGGGCGCGGAAGGTGGTCCAGGTCGCGCGGTGGCTCGCGTCGCACGACGTGCCGGCCGTCCGGTTGGTCGAGGACGTGCCGCAGCCGTTGGAAGTGGGCGACCACCTGGCCACGTTGTGGCACACCGTGCCGTCGGGCGGCGCCCCCGTCGACGGCCGTGACCTGGGCCGGGTGTTGCGCCAGGTGCACGCGTTGCCGACGCCGGAGTTCACGTTGCCGCGGTGGGCGCCGTTGGACGACGTGCACCGCCGGATCGCCGACGCCGAGGAGCTGTCCGCGCCGGACCGCCGGTTCCTGGAGGACCGGTGTGCCGAGATGGAGCACCGCCTGACCGGCCTGCGGACCGTGCTGCCGCCGGGCGTGCTGCACGGCGACGCGCACCTCGGCAACC
This is a stretch of genomic DNA from Saccharothrix ecbatanensis. It encodes these proteins:
- a CDS encoding aminoglycoside phosphotransferase family protein, giving the protein MDGRFTPAALTAVLERLCAQLGLAHRGARLVKFTSNAVFDLPVDRVVVRIVGSMNLRHRARKVVQVARWLASHDVPAVRLVEDVPQPLEVGDHLATLWHTVPSGGAPVDGRDLGRVLRQVHALPTPEFTLPRWAPLDDVHRRIADAEELSAPDRRFLEDRCAEMEHRLTGLRTVLPPGVLHGDAHLGNLIASPDGPVICDFDSTSVGPREWDLSTLPVGVARFGHPAEWYRQLADEYGFDVTRWSGFPVLREVRELKLTTSVLPIMRSHPDVRDELHGRLKALRAGDTTTRWTPYR